A window of Leclercia adecarboxylata contains these coding sequences:
- the ydiK gene encoding AI-2E family transporter YdiK codes for MVNRHQPRDVAQILLSVLFLAIMIIACLWIVQPFILGFAWAGTVVIATWPLFIRLERLLFGRRTLAVLVMTLLLVLLFVIPVALLVNSLVDGSGPLITSITSGDMTLPELGWLNDIPLIGDKLYAGWHNLLDMGGSAIMAKVRPYIGATTTWFVGTAAHLGRFVVHCVLMLLFSALLYWRGEQVALGVRHFATRLASARGDAAMLLAAQAVRAVALGVVVTALVQSVLGGIGLAIAGVPYATLFTVLMLLTCLMQLGPLLVLVPAIIWLYWSGDTTWGTFLLVWSCVVGTMDNVIRPILIRMGADLPLILILSGVIGGLIAFGMIGLFIGPVLLAVSWRLFSAWVHEVPLPPTDPDVLLATLNETNEPKQ; via the coding sequence ATGGTCAATCGACATCAGCCCAGGGACGTTGCACAAATTTTGCTGTCGGTGCTGTTCCTTGCAATCATGATTATTGCGTGTCTGTGGATTGTTCAACCCTTTATTCTTGGCTTCGCATGGGCGGGAACCGTAGTGATCGCGACCTGGCCGCTGTTCATTCGCCTGGAGCGTTTGCTGTTTGGTCGCCGCACGCTGGCGGTACTGGTGATGACCCTGCTGCTGGTGCTGCTGTTTGTCATCCCGGTCGCGTTACTGGTGAACAGCCTGGTGGACGGCAGTGGCCCGCTCATCACCAGCATCACCAGCGGCGATATGACGTTGCCGGAGCTGGGCTGGCTAAACGACATCCCGCTGATTGGCGATAAGCTCTATGCCGGCTGGCACAACCTGCTGGATATGGGCGGCAGCGCCATTATGGCGAAAGTGCGCCCCTATATTGGCGCCACCACCACCTGGTTTGTTGGTACCGCGGCCCATCTTGGCCGCTTTGTTGTGCACTGCGTGCTGATGCTGCTGTTCAGCGCCCTGCTCTACTGGCGCGGCGAGCAGGTCGCCCTTGGGGTGCGTCATTTCGCCACCCGGCTGGCCTCGGCGCGCGGCGACGCGGCGATGCTGCTGGCGGCGCAGGCGGTGCGTGCTGTGGCGTTAGGGGTGGTGGTGACAGCGCTGGTGCAATCGGTGCTGGGCGGTATTGGGCTGGCAATCGCTGGCGTGCCTTATGCCACTCTCTTTACGGTGCTGATGCTGTTAACCTGCCTGATGCAGCTGGGGCCGTTGCTGGTGCTGGTTCCGGCGATTATCTGGCTCTACTGGAGCGGCGATACCACCTGGGGCACTTTCCTGCTGGTCTGGAGCTGCGTGGTGGGGACGATGGATAACGTGATTCGTCCGATACTGATCCGCATGGGTGCCGACCTGCCGCTGATTCTGATCCTCTCCGGCGTTATTGGCGGCTTGATTGCCTTTGGGATGATCGGTCTGTTTATCGGTCCGGTGCTGCTGGCCGTCTCCTGGCGACTCTTCTCCGCGTGGGTGCATGAAGTCCCGCTGCCGCCAACCGATCCCGATGTCCTGCTTGCCACGCTTAACGAGACAAACGAGCCGAAACAGTAG